gctggtggaggcgatatatcgccccctataggcgatatatcgcctggacctttgttcccgaggcgaccgtgcatcgattcgtgttttccgtatctacgtgctgcgacatatcgccccctatagctgcgatatatcggcatacgctgaatatttaaacacgaatttacacatttttagctaagtttgaatggattaaacagccttgactaagccctcaacgtactcaaggctgctgactgaccctataacattcaaattttacccttatttaatttaatcctaaaaaatacttaatccttaattaccattcataacatgtgcttaaaatcctattggttgatgtctaaaccttataatataataacattatccttaatatcagtcacattaatcaaaccttaggttatacttaatattcttaaactataggttaaacttagaaaatctataagtactactatgagtgtccaaataactcccggtctgaaccaaaaatccaaagtaacaatgataacactaaacatactataatactactaaacaattagctaagtaaagttcttggactctacaattctcccctactaaaaagaatttcgtcctcgaaatttacttaccaaataactccggataccggctctgcatgtcctcttccaactcccacgttgcctcgcgttcagaactattgctccataggactttaactataggaaagctcttggaccataactgcttcatccccctatctaggatgctaaccggtcgttcctcgtaacttaagtctttctggagcgctatggtgtcgtacttgaggacgtgagatgggtctgacacatacttgcgtaacatcgagatgtggaagatgttgtgactatcggctagtgctggcggtagggctagtctatacgcaactggtcccactttgtccaatatctcaaaaggacctatgaatcggggactgagcttgcctttcttcccgaatcgcttgacacccttcataggagatatcttcaggaagacttgatctccaacttggaactccacatcgcgtcgcttggtatctgcatagcttttttgtcggctttgagcagtaagcatacgctgtctaataagcgttactgcttcttgtgcttgtctaacagcttcgggccctagaagctgcctttctcctacctcgtcccagtgcaacggtgatcggcaccttcttccatatagcaactcataaggtgccatctcgatcgtcgactggtagctgttgttgtacgagaactcgatcagcggcaagtacttgttccacgatcctccaaagtcaagtacacatgcgcgtagcatatcctctaaaatctgaatcgtacgctcggactgcccatctgtctgaggatggaaagctgtactaagacttaacttagtacccatggcttgctgtaagcttctccaaaatcttgacgtaaacactgatcctctatctgatactatcgtcttggggattccatgcaatcgtacaatctcttggatgtagatgtctgcatattggtctgccgtataagaagtcttaacaggaagaaaatgagccgacttggttagtctatctatgactatccaagcagaatcatgctgcttatttgtctttggcagacccgtcacgaagtccatggctatatcgtcccacttccacttcggtatactaagcggttgcaataatcctgcaggccgctgatgctccgccttcacttgctggcataccagacacttagatacatactccgctatgtccttcttcatccctggccaccaatagactgctttgatgtcatgagtcatcttggtagaccctggatgaaccgagtatggggtgttgtgcacttcttctaggatcgtcttcttaatactctgatcgtctggcacgcatacccgatccttatatctcaataaaccttgactggatattgagaaatctgtagtcttgccttctctgactgcattcatgtgcgttgctagcgaatcatcatgtctctgaccattccgtatgtcttctagcagattcgattggatagacaagttagccagcttgcctacaaccacttctattacggcattgataagctcctgctgtagtggcttttctattccggataaggctgctaagttcccataacattttcggctaagtgcatcggcaactacgtttgccttccccgggtggtataggatttcgtagtcgtaatcctttactaactctaaccacctgcgctgcctcatgttaagctccttctgagtaaagaagtattttaaacttttgtggtccgtataaatctcgcaccgttctccgtaaagataatggtgccagatttttaacgcaaagaccaccgctgccaactccatatcgtgagttggatagcgttgttcatactcctttaactgacgtgaggcgtaggctatcaccttgtcattttgcatcagtacgcatcccaatcctaactttgatgcatcacagtagacaacgaacttgtcattgggtgttgggacactaagtactggggttgagcaaagcttatccttaagcaactggaagctttcctcacacttatcattccagttaaacttttgttgcttccgggtcaggttggtgagtggagtggctattttagaaaagccctctacaaactttctatagtaacctgctagccctaagaagcttcttacttccaacgcgttctttggtctaggccaatctttcacggcctctaccttcgatggatctactgcaactctgtctttcgatatgatgtgcccgaggaacgccacttgtgagagccaaaactcgcatttcttgaacttcgcgtagagttggtgctccttcaatcgcgtcaaaatcatcctcaagtgttcctcgtgctccccttcatccttggagtaaattaaaatgtcgtcgatgaacacaacgacgaatttatccaagtagtccttgaagaccctattcattaagtccataaacgcggctggcgcattagtaagaccaaaagacataaccaagaactcgtaatgtccataacgagtcctaaaggctgtcttagggatatcttctccctttaccttgagctgatgatacccggaccgtagatcgatcttagaaaatacagttgcgcctcggagttgatcaaacaaatcatcaatccgaggtagcgggtatttgttcttaattgttactttattcagctctcggtagtctatgcacatgcgcatacttccgtccttcttcttcacgaatagtaccggagccccccatggtgaatggcttggcctaatgaaacccaagtctaggagttcttgtagctgcgtctttaactccttgagttccgtaggtgccatccggtatggtgccttagagataggctcggtgcctggtactaattctatcgtgaagtctatttctctagttggcggcaatcctggcaagtcatcgggaaatacttctggaaattcttgtatgactcgaacatctccaactttgagtgatgtctccttctccacattcgtgatgttggctaagaatgcttgacatcctttctccatcattctctgagctttgagagatgacactaacggtgtgcgtagtcttgaagcttgtcccatgaagcacagtttctggccgtcaggagtatcgaatgtcaccttcttgcgtctgcagtcgatcgttgcgccatgtcgtgctagccaatccatgcctagtatgacgtcgaagtctttgatcaccagctctatcaggtctccttctagttccttgtcctcaatcttgattggtacgcctcgtacaattcgtgatgatagaactactttgcccgaaggcaactcggttgcaaacctagttctaaatctttcactaagtttgtctagtttatctatcattcctaacgaaatatacgaatgagtggctcccgaatcaaataatacatgatataatttattgaggatggaaacctgacctgtgaccaccttgttgctagcatccgcctctccttgggttaaagcaaaaacccgagcaggaaccatcttttcgtccttctttccttccggcttttgctgaggacaatctttcttgcgatgcccctcttgaccacaattgaaacactccttggtgttggcacggcattctccggggtgcttcttctgacatttggcacaggacgggtattccacgtagtttgacttatttcccccattatttggtcgtgcccttttattgttgtcgacttgcttgttgtcaggatgccttctcttatgtctgttaccgttgttgttggactgattgttgccgctattgctagactgaatgttgttccgactggcctgaggttggctctgctgtctgggttcaggcttgctggcttcttctttgctcacgttggcctgcaacctttctacttcaattgccgtctcaagaacatcggcatatgaagtgtttcccgggttcgctagtttaacccccatctcgatcttcgggcgaagtcctctaacaaacttgttcacccttagatagtcggttggaaccaactctgctgcgaacttggctaagcgatcgaactgacgagcatattccgccactgttaaattcccttgcttcagattggtgaactcctcaactctcgtagcaagcactgctgaattgtagtacttcttgtggaagagctccacaaatcgggtccacgtcatagtggcaacatcgtgggattgctggaccaaatcccaccatatcctggcatctttcttgagtaaagatgagacgcaggatatgtggtcagcattattgaggttcatgtgggctaggatcggctccacattccttagccattcttctgcttcaaaggggtccgtagtcccttcgaagttcggagcgtgctgcttgcggaacctttcgtacactggctccatgtgctgaacaggataaggagcatagttcgtcataggccatcccccatacggaccaacttgttggggtgctggggccattggctgtggctgcggctgcggctgcggctgtggcggaggctgaggctgagattgagcctgttggcgttgttgctgcagaagttcctcgacttgctgtcgtagtctggcaatctctgcagtgttgtcagctggctgtgccggtgcgttgcggcgagcagtaacacgcactctccttcggcgaacggtagggaccgcattggtcgctggaacatcgttggaggcgttcccgttggtgcgagcagatcttcggagagacatcgtagcagagttctaacagttgaaagaaacatgttagaacttttcctaataggctctaaggcaaaaacttattctaaacaaacatatctcggacctatttattatgacttattatgaaaaattatataggtctttatttattattagagcgggtttctatacttagaaaaacaagtcatctttattttctaagtgtgtttctaataatcctatatgacttaattctcaggctcgaaacttatctttgttccaaagttaaccatattgagggagggctgggatcagtaaaatcgttcccactactaaggccccctaactctcaataaggaaaccaggttcattgatttgtatccaccctcaccgaactcagtcattattcattttatttattatttattatgattgtgaaaaaaagaATCAAACttacacatgatattcaaatagcatgtttattcatttggaaaacaatttcacttattacaatcataacataaaagtaaataaaacaaacatttaaaaacttctaatctaaaaattgggatcttctacatccgatccgtcatctaacatatcatcatctattgcctcaaagtcatcattatcatgagcatcaaaatgccctctaggaaggtttgtgagaatcctattcttttgctccttggtgaattgaaattcaaattttgcggtgaacctaactaagaggaaatagtatctcattgctaatggtgattcatcctcatcattcatttcttcccatatttcttctaaggctgctattacaggatggaaatctttaaacaacctaatcactaatacatattgttctgttgatcttagcattatttgtttatcctcttgaaggccacctatcgcttggtgaaacaaaagcaaccttcgagtaatcctttctagggctcctacggtgtttcttggctcccttattctttttaaggccttaatggctcggatatcttggtaggttaaagctccattcattttttttttaactgaaacataaacactaaagttagCTATATACATAagtaaagtaacttgtaacttaaacacttacttggcggtccgattcggagctttgagcatgtgtatcgaggagaacttcattcGAAGGAACCgtatgctctgataccaactgtaatgacccactaatctagactatttggaccattaacgaaactatacataaaacttacatttttacgaaaataccataatttattgagtaacttgcaaaatgagagttatttacaaacaaacagaatactaagaaggattatgggatcccattgtttttaaaacaaaacatgatttaaaataaaagacattacataataatgcggaaaatacacataaaaaccataaaaacataaaaggagactatatcctcgaatcgaataacgctcggccccttgactccattcatcatcgatacacattctccaagcgtcacgaatctttccgcctttaaacttattttcctgcacataaacagaaaggagtgagcctaatgcccagcaaggaaaatctaacacaaaatcatatacataaattcataagaaaacataaagacttaacataacacttataacatacacttattataatggccattattacttggggtcccatagactaaacaagcttatgcccatgagattagtggggtcctaccagctaaataggcttatgcccacaatctttttggggtcttgttagtcaaatagggcataagcccaagcctacaacatacacatcaataacatattcacaacaaaacataacacattaataacataaaacatatagataacacaagcacataacatattaattctagcctattttccttaccaaagttaccgagattatggactgagttgggattgttggaacactcctaaaaccataagaaagagtaagtctaaagaaaggagatgaaatgaaagagatggaaagactaaaccatagaaaacatacttaccgacttatatgcttaaaagcttggattccctaaccaaaataagaataaggttaggggactgagtagaaggttttgagaaaggaaataacataaaaatacagaaaagaactagagtcttgggtttacctcaaagattgcaagaccaatctaacatccaccgaaatactatagcactcacttcccaaagtgtttgataagcttatgatgtttaagcttatagtttttccccaaaccaagtgtttacactctcacactcacttaacactagcagcctctgaacttagagcaaatggtgaataatggctgggtactaggtcctatttatagagtttgggaatgaaaatatcttgattttacttgaataaaaataatggctttttaagtgaaaatcatttgaataatcgttcagcagaggctgaagactcgttcaaaagatgctggactgttgaaggagtttgaatggctgaagggaaaagaattcaaatgtatttgaaaacatgctggtggaggcgatatatcgccccctataggcgatatatcgcctggacctttgttcccgaggcgaccgtgcatcgattcgtgttttccgtatctacgtgctgcgacatatcgccccctatagctgcgatatatcggcatacgctgaatatttaaacacgaatttacacatttttagctaagtttgaatggattaaacagccttgactaagccctcaacgtactcaaggctgctgactgaccctataacattcaaattttacccttatttaatttaatcctcaaaaatacttaatccttaattaccattcataacatgtgcttaaaatcctattggttgatgtctaaaccttataatataataacataatccttaatatcagtcacattaattaaaccttaggttatacttaatattcttaaactataggttaaacttagaaaatctataagtactactatgagtgtccaaataactcccggtctgaaccaaaaatccaaagtaacaatgataacactaaacatactataatactactaaacaattagctaagtaaagttcttggactctacaatatatCCACTGAatgagtcatatatatatatattggtttgATCATTGGGGTGATACAACAGAACAAACGGATCATACAAATAAAAAGGAACAATAATgaacaaattatatatataaaactaagtttgATCCCCAAAGTTGATCGTTTTGATGAAATCGGTGctagctttatatatatataaataacttgGAAATAACTTGGAAATAACATGTGAAATTCTAACTTAGAAATAACTTTCCTTAAgttgaaattctagaagtttcatGTCTATACATAAGAAAAACATGTGATTATCAAATTTAGACATATATTTTGGTATGGAGAgtaaaattaatttgaattcagtTATTCCATTCTCTTTGTCTTTGTGTTAATGTTCTATTATTTATTCCTTAATGTTTCTATGTCTAATTGTAGGAGTGCATTACTACAATAAGGTGCAAAATTATTGGTATAGACAACACTTTTGGATGGTATTATATATCATGCAAAACAtgcttaaaaaaaatcatacctTCAAATGGTGTCTACATGTGCGGCACTTGCAAAAAAATATGTGACTTCCCTCTTGTGATGTAAGAACGATAATGTtggtgttttaaaaaaatattaaaaaaactttGATTATTTTATTAGATCAATTCTAACTTTTATTTTTGTCTAATGTAGGTACAAAATACATATAAGAGTCATGGATAAAACTGGAGAAACAACTTTTGTCTTATTTAATGTTGTAGCTGAAAAATTACTTGATACATCTGCGCACAAGTTATTCAATAGGTTATCttcaaacaataataatattccTACAGAGATTGAAACTCTTTGTGGAAAAGATTTTGTTTATAAGTTAAGATTGAACGAATATAACTTGAAAGAGGGTCTTGAAAATTTTACCGTATCTAAGATTTTTGTGCCTGATGAGAAATTAGAGCGAGACCATGAATTAAAGAAGGCAAGGAAGGTACTTTTCAAAAATTCAAGGTCTAATTTTGTGTGTGATAtatgtaatttaaataaatacatttatttatttgttttgtaGGAAAAAGTTGCTGGAAATGATGGAGATGAGAAACTAAGGGTAAGGAAAGAAAATCATTCTCAAGATGTGGTAAATTCATTAACTCTCATTTCTAAGTTGATATTCTTTATTATAAAATGAATATGATTAGTAtacaaattttttttcttctaaaaattacATTTCAGGGTTATCATGATTTGGAGGATTCTATGGAAGACTATGATCTCACAATTCAAAGTAGAAAGAGAAAAAAACATATTGTagttgatgatgaagatgatgattAAGTTGATGATGGAGATGATGATTAAGTCAATTCTGAAGATGTGTTTAGTATTTTGACGAACTatctttaaataaaaaaaagacattaaattaaattaaacacACATGCTTAAATTAATGTCTTAGTATGGTGTAACATGATATTTCTTATttcttattaatatatatttttatttagaatTATTATTGCATTGACTACAATTTATTTCATTACCTATTTTCAAAACaatccataaaaaaaatattaagaaccatttattaaataaaaataataataatgtgatcAAGTCCATTAGACTTAATAAATCACATAATCCATTAGTAATGGACTTTTAGTCGACTAACAGTATTTGTCAACAAATCATTCTCAATAAAATTCTTATTAACTATatcatttttatataataataacaataataataataattgtaattGTAATCAATTCTAATTTTACTTCTtaacttattaattattaaaaataacttaataatctTTAAATATTAACTCATTAATCACAAAGCGGTTACATATGCATATAGGTTGTGTAGTTGTAGTATATgagacaacaataataataataataataataataataataataataatatcaataaTCATGTTATTCTGCTACAATCTTAAAACTTGAAGAAAGTTTTTGAAATAAAAGTCTCACTAATATCAATCTTATTATTTAATACTTTATAGCACAAACTTCCTTTTAGAATTACAACTCATGTTTCTTacgttgttattattattattattattattattattagttaaagTTTTATATAATATAGGTTTTTTTAAGTTATtatcattataatagttaaagtTTTGTACAAATTTATTAGGTTATTGTTATtgctattgttattattattattacataaatacaaacagaaaaataattttataaaatgacgttaataattttattattgtttGTGAAGTGTGGTTCTATCATGATGAACATACACACATTTATATGTATGCTATTATTATtagttaaaatttaaaatttaatagaAATAAATACTATTCTATTAAACACACTTATAACGTTTAAATTACATGTatgaatcaatagaaaataaataaaattaaaaaaaaagattaaaccAAGAATTTAATTTGATATTCTTATAACTTTAATACAATACAACACAATAAATACAATAAAGATTAAATAAAAAGAGTTATACACAATTAATACaataaatacataaaatgtaataattaagaaaataagactAAAAACTAAATAGCATATTCTAAATATAACAGTTTTAaacataataaatttttttaattattttttagtttattttaattatttttcattattattttttataaaataataaatatatattatttatataaatatatacatatccaACACTCATCTTAAAACCAATCAATGTCAAATGAATTTTACATAACGGtagaattaattaatataaaagtgTGACAAATTGACTAAAACAATGTTTTATCACAAAGTATCTTaagttattaattattaaaaataacttaataatctTTAAAAATTAACTCATTAATCACAAAGCGGTTACATATGCATATAGGTTGTGTAGTTGTAGTATATGAGACAATTCTTAAAGCTTGAAGAAAGTTTTTGAAATAAAAGTCTCACTAATATCAATCTTtacgttattattattattattattattattattagttaaagTTTTATATAATATAGGTTTTTTAAGTTATtatcattataatagttaaagtTTTGTATAGATTTATTAGGTTATTGCTATTGCTATTGTTATTAGTATTATTAcataaatacaaacaaaaaaataatttcataaaatGACGTTTATATGTTATTGCTATGATGATGAGCATACACACATTTATATGTATGCTATTATTATtagttaaaatttaaaatttaatagaAATAAATACTATTCTATTAAATACACTTATTATGTTTCTTACGTTATTAGAGGAGTATAAGGCATTGCTAGCCAAATTAGTGGTGTGCTTGCTACTCAGGTAATTCATTATGCACAAAAAATTTTGAGCATTTTTTTTAATTGCACCTCTCCCAAGGAttctctttattattattattaccggtattatttattatttacattattgataataatggCTATTATTTTGAGTACCAGTccaattataaatatttactaagcagttttttttttctacatttactataataataatgttaattacagctataaatatatatatatatctacataAACATTACAATAGGATTAAGGTAAATATGATGTTACATATATTTACATAAACGTATAACATCTAATTATTTATGGTTACATATATATGATGTTACATATTTATGGTTACATTAACGTTATGATGTTACATTAACGTTagagaaaattaaattaaaataaaaaattgaaaaaacaaagAATAGGGAAGGAAGCTATTCCTACTGCTGCAGCGATCAATTGGGTACTTAAGGATGGAATTGGGTACCTCAGCAAGATCATGCTGTCAAAATATGGACGACATTTTGATGTAAATTCAAAAGGGTGGAGATTGTTTGCAGATTTTATGAAAATGCTGCCTTTGGATTGGAGATGTTCACTCCTGCATTTCCTCATCTTTTTGTTGTAATTGGGGCTGCTGCTGGGGCAGGGCGCTCGGCTGCTGCACTGATTCAGGTTAGTTTGGAAACTCATCACTCCTCACTTATCAGTATATGGTATTTTATCTTCTAGATTTCTAGATAAATAGCTTGTAAAAGTGCATATAAAAGACTGAAAAGACTCAACCGGAGTCATTGGAATTTAGACTCAACTAGATTTGATctatattgtaattttttttaataagataCCCAATTCTTGTTTTGATGAGAAAAAGTCTACTTTGTGACTTGCTTGTAGAATAATTTGAATTCAGCTTAATATTATCAATTTTGTTCAGCCAATAATTATTTTAACACAATATAACGGTCACTTGCATTATTactgttttattttgatttattttttcagTTTCAAGATTGAATTCATTGTTAGATAATATAGTTATAGCAAAAGAAAAGGTCAAAACAATTTTTTTCCAcatcatatgtatatatatatatgttgataagaaaaggaaaaagaatttaattttttttggatctTGAAGAGCGATTTCACAATATTTGGGAGGGGAAAATGTTGATCTTACAATAGAGTTTCACTTAGAATAAAGGTATTCTTAGCTTCATTGTTCTAATTATTAGCTTTACCATGTTAATAATGAGTACACCTTGATATATCTAtgaaatatcattattttatttatatatgtgtgtgtgtgtgttgcaTTATACTTTGAGCAAATTATGTTCAGCTTGTACTTATGTAAAATTAAGCTTGAGACTCATGAAGTGGCTTATTATAAAttattcaatatattttttttttctattttatgagagttttaaatttgttttgttttatttgatagATTATtgtagaaaaattaattaaaatatatatgttaaaaaaatttctttaacCCATTTTCCCTTTTTCTAAGGAttgctgtttaccgagtttttcggaaacgaat
This genomic interval from Humulus lupulus chromosome 8, drHumLupu1.1, whole genome shotgun sequence contains the following:
- the LOC133795658 gene encoding uncharacterized protein LOC133795658 codes for the protein MTSYIGEVIFSTTSATKIYINLEIDYVTSLIERFSTTSNRVQDIESSNVNKFSLEEEMLLNRLSIKEILETNWDDQVKECITTIRCKIIGIDNTFGWYKIHIRVMDKTGETTFVLFNVVAEKLLDTSAHKLFNRLSSNNNNIPTEIETLCGKDFVYKLRLNEYNLKEGLENFTVSKIFVPDEKLERDHELKKARKEKVAGNDGDEKLRVRKENHSQDVGYHDLEDSMEDYDLTIQSRKRKKHIVVDDEDDD